A single Agromyces sp. CF514 DNA region contains:
- a CDS encoding endo-alpha-N-acetylgalactosaminidase family protein, whose translation MIAPLGAMPVHADPLAPDGYAVAAAGATFDLRSRDLSVTASAGFPQVVAYTDRDTGASMRGNDTTVTSFTVNGTAQPVEVASRVVDGGVDYVLTPTALAGVSIEARLSVKHNVVTIAVTKVTDPDSVVKTLQIPNHRLVTVSSDEPGAAVAAANLSVDRNVSGDAFIPVTAETPLDAAPKGSNAIIANTGELAAAFATNALYDLSSGPSSKDSGNFWRQAVAAADGDGVEVGIASGPWLYRAARSDAAEELPWVKIAITPDANGDDVVDWQDGAIAMRDIRIAPNKGDETPENVITHIPFNFASQATHPFLRTLDDVKRIALNTDGLGQVAMLKGYTSEGHDSANTDYGDNFNERAGGLDELNAAVKAGAKWNASFGVHLNATEIYPEANSFDDEIAEETKKGWNWLDQSYYMDQRHDIVSGELDERIGELADATHGNLDFAYIDVYYEHGWLAQKLQDSLVEHGFRVGSEWADKLAENNTWSHWANDENYGGSSNKGVNSQILRFVNNTQSDVWNPDVKLGTSHIVEFEGWTGQNNFDAFLDNVWAANVPTKFLQHHEIMRWTGDRIDLADGVSVTGTTAADRTITVDGDEVLRGDTYLLPWSSKGSGKKADKLYHVNPAGGSTTWQLTDDFAKAKSLRLYALGDAGRTKVADLPVVGGAVTIDTVAGERYVLAASTGSGAASALPKKTDFGQGTDLEDPGFNGADLDAWSPKGAVTVERDDRGRRSAVLGAGEASIGQRLGELAPGTYAVSADVGITPGATRATTIAVDVKKGDGADASTSVDSSGAINQVGADEWRDTTMQRLRTYVTVTDDTRPTLTISAGEGDAPVRVDNVRVVATDDPTPGDGVLVSEDFERVDQGWGPFFKGDAGGATDPRTHIAKRNEPYTQQGWNGRAFDMVLNGDYSLMAHEENRGLVYRTSEYTVPFEAGHRYRVSFDYQSGVAGAYQFVTGADQIVGGAAKTVEFAAIPFGQQLETAEFVHEFDAGSCGDAFVGLRRTAVGGTGSDLILDDLRIEDLGESEQPGACAQLALAGPGSGVVPGEANTFTTTFTNHEAEAATSVTTELEVPEGWKAEPVGSAANASVAPGANAKTTWKVTAPAGLEPGTFEVSAVTSYAVSDGARSVAASVSVPTLPAGLIPQSRLSVAGVSDSEPGTGDGSARAAIDGNPATMWHSAWSQANPDTPFPHWISLDLGDAYRVDGFDYQVRRGNGSIKQYELYVSTDGANWGTPVSAGNFASTAEAQHLSFPATSARYVKLVGLSSINGAVFGGANELNVWGSREAAPTPLPKNSMAIASVDSEEIEAEDGAAANVLDGDAATYWHTQWLGGSPGFPHHVAVDLGGAHDLRGISIQQRPGAEPNGRIKGYEVYVSTDGEDWGTPVASGQLASTNAAQSVMFTSTVGGRFVKVVATSSHNGQPWAAIGELEFFGAE comes from the coding sequence GTGATCGCCCCGCTCGGCGCGATGCCGGTGCACGCCGATCCGTTGGCACCCGACGGCTACGCGGTAGCTGCAGCGGGAGCCACCTTCGACCTGCGCAGCCGCGACCTCTCGGTGACCGCTTCGGCGGGCTTCCCGCAGGTCGTCGCATACACCGACCGCGACACCGGGGCGAGCATGCGGGGCAACGACACGACCGTCACCTCGTTCACCGTCAACGGCACCGCCCAGCCGGTCGAGGTCGCGTCCCGCGTCGTCGACGGCGGGGTCGACTACGTGCTCACGCCGACCGCGCTCGCCGGGGTGTCGATCGAGGCGCGGCTGTCGGTCAAGCACAACGTCGTCACGATCGCCGTGACGAAGGTCACCGATCCGGACTCGGTGGTGAAGACGCTCCAGATCCCGAACCACCGGCTCGTGACCGTCTCCTCCGACGAGCCCGGTGCGGCGGTGGCCGCGGCGAACCTCTCGGTCGATCGCAACGTCTCGGGCGACGCGTTCATCCCCGTGACGGCCGAGACCCCGCTCGACGCAGCGCCGAAGGGGTCGAACGCGATCATCGCCAACACGGGAGAGCTCGCGGCGGCCTTCGCCACGAACGCGCTCTACGACCTGTCGTCGGGGCCCAGCTCGAAGGACTCCGGCAACTTCTGGCGCCAGGCGGTCGCCGCGGCCGACGGCGACGGCGTCGAGGTCGGCATCGCGAGCGGTCCGTGGCTCTACCGGGCCGCGCGATCGGATGCCGCCGAGGAACTGCCGTGGGTCAAGATCGCCATCACGCCCGATGCGAACGGCGACGACGTCGTCGACTGGCAGGACGGCGCGATCGCGATGCGCGACATCCGGATCGCCCCGAACAAGGGCGACGAGACGCCCGAGAACGTGATCACCCACATCCCGTTCAACTTCGCCTCGCAGGCCACGCACCCCTTCCTGCGCACGCTCGACGACGTCAAGCGCATCGCCCTGAACACCGACGGACTCGGCCAGGTGGCCATGCTCAAGGGCTACACGAGCGAGGGGCACGACTCCGCGAACACCGACTACGGCGACAACTTCAACGAGCGCGCAGGCGGACTCGACGAGCTCAACGCGGCGGTGAAGGCCGGCGCGAAGTGGAACGCGTCGTTCGGCGTGCACCTGAACGCGACCGAGATCTACCCCGAGGCGAACTCCTTCGACGACGAGATCGCCGAGGAGACGAAGAAGGGCTGGAACTGGCTCGACCAGTCGTACTACATGGACCAGCGCCACGACATCGTCTCGGGCGAGCTCGACGAGCGCATCGGCGAACTCGCCGACGCCACGCACGGCAACCTCGACTTCGCCTACATCGACGTCTACTACGAGCACGGCTGGCTCGCGCAGAAGCTGCAGGACTCGCTCGTCGAGCACGGCTTCCGCGTCGGGTCCGAGTGGGCCGACAAGCTCGCCGAGAACAACACGTGGTCGCACTGGGCCAACGACGAGAACTACGGCGGTTCCAGCAACAAGGGCGTGAACTCGCAGATCCTGCGCTTCGTGAACAACACGCAGTCGGATGTCTGGAACCCCGACGTGAAGCTCGGCACCAGCCACATCGTCGAGTTCGAGGGCTGGACGGGGCAGAACAACTTCGATGCGTTCCTCGACAACGTGTGGGCCGCCAACGTGCCGACGAAGTTCCTCCAGCACCACGAGATCATGCGCTGGACCGGCGACCGCATCGACCTCGCCGACGGCGTGAGCGTCACCGGCACGACCGCGGCCGACCGTACGATCACGGTCGACGGCGACGAGGTGCTGCGCGGCGACACCTACCTGCTCCCGTGGTCGTCGAAGGGCTCCGGCAAGAAGGCCGACAAGCTCTACCACGTGAACCCCGCGGGCGGCTCGACCACCTGGCAGCTCACCGACGACTTCGCCAAGGCGAAGAGCCTGCGGCTGTACGCGCTGGGCGATGCCGGGCGCACGAAGGTCGCCGACCTCCCGGTCGTCGGCGGCGCGGTCACGATCGACACCGTCGCGGGCGAGCGGTACGTGCTCGCAGCGAGCACGGGGTCGGGAGCCGCGTCCGCACTGCCCAAGAAGACCGACTTCGGTCAGGGCACCGACCTCGAGGACCCGGGCTTCAACGGCGCCGACCTCGACGCATGGTCGCCGAAGGGCGCCGTCACCGTCGAACGCGACGACCGCGGCCGCCGCTCGGCCGTGCTCGGCGCGGGCGAGGCCTCGATCGGGCAGCGCCTCGGCGAACTCGCACCCGGCACCTACGCGGTCTCGGCCGACGTCGGCATCACTCCCGGTGCGACTCGTGCGACGACCATCGCGGTCGACGTCAAGAAGGGCGACGGAGCGGATGCCTCGACCTCGGTCGACAGCTCAGGCGCGATCAACCAGGTCGGCGCCGACGAGTGGCGCGACACGACCATGCAGCGCCTGCGCACCTACGTGACCGTCACCGACGACACGCGGCCCACGCTCACGATCTCGGCGGGCGAGGGCGATGCCCCCGTACGCGTCGACAACGTGCGGGTCGTCGCGACCGACGACCCGACGCCGGGCGACGGGGTGCTCGTGTCCGAGGACTTCGAGCGGGTCGACCAGGGCTGGGGTCCGTTCTTCAAGGGCGACGCGGGTGGGGCGACCGACCCCCGCACGCACATCGCGAAGCGCAACGAGCCGTACACCCAGCAGGGCTGGAACGGCCGCGCGTTCGACATGGTGCTGAACGGCGACTACTCGCTCATGGCGCACGAGGAGAACCGTGGGCTCGTGTACCGCACGTCGGAGTACACCGTCCCGTTCGAGGCGGGTCACCGCTACCGCGTGTCGTTCGACTACCAGAGCGGCGTGGCGGGCGCCTACCAGTTCGTCACGGGCGCCGACCAGATCGTGGGCGGTGCCGCGAAGACGGTCGAGTTCGCCGCGATCCCGTTCGGGCAGCAGCTCGAGACGGCCGAGTTCGTGCACGAGTTCGACGCCGGCTCCTGCGGCGACGCGTTCGTCGGGCTCCGGCGCACGGCCGTCGGCGGTACCGGGTCCGACCTGATCCTCGACGACCTCCGCATCGAGGATCTCGGCGAGAGCGAGCAGCCGGGCGCCTGCGCCCAACTCGCCCTGGCGGGCCCAGGCAGCGGCGTCGTCCCGGGCGAGGCGAACACGTTCACGACGACGTTCACCAACCACGAGGCCGAGGCCGCCACGTCGGTGACCACCGAGCTCGAGGTGCCCGAGGGCTGGAAGGCCGAGCCCGTCGGTTCCGCCGCGAACGCATCGGTCGCACCGGGCGCGAACGCCAAGACGACGTGGAAGGTCACGGCGCCTGCGGGCCTCGAGCCCGGCACGTTCGAGGTGTCGGCGGTCACGTCGTACGCGGTCTCCGACGGCGCACGTTCGGTCGCGGCATCCGTCTCGGTCCCGACCCTGCCTGCGGGCCTGATCCCGCAGTCGCGTCTCTCGGTCGCCGGCGTGAGCGACAGCGAGCCCGGCACCGGCGACGGCAGCGCACGCGCCGCGATCGACGGCAACCCGGCGACCATGTGGCACTCCGCCTGGTCGCAGGCGAACCCCGACACCCCGTTCCCGCACTGGATCTCGCTCGACCTCGGCGACGCCTACCGCGTCGACGGATTCGACTACCAGGTGCGTCGCGGCAACGGGTCGATCAAGCAGTACGAGCTGTACGTGAGTACCGACGGCGCGAACTGGGGCACGCCGGTCTCCGCCGGGAACTTCGCGAGCACGGCCGAGGCGCAGCACCTCTCGTTCCCTGCGACGAGCGCTCGGTACGTCAAGCTCGTCGGCCTCAGCTCGATCAACGGCGCGGTCTTCGGCGGCGCGAACGAGCTGAACGTCTGGGGCAGCCGCGAGGCCGCGCCCACGCCGCTCCCGAAGAACTCGATGGCCATCGCATCCGTCGATTCCGAGGAGATCGAGGCTGAGGACGGCGCCGCCGCGAACGTGCTCGACGGCGATGCGGCGACCTACTGGCACACGCAGTGGCTCGGCGGCTCGCCCGGCTTCCCGCACCACGTCGCGGTCGACCTCGGTGGGGCGCACGACCTGCGCGGCATCTCGATCCAGCAGCGACCGGGCGCCGAGCCCAACGGCCGCATCAAGGGCTACGAGGTGTACGTGAGCACCGACGGCGAGGATTGGGGCACCCCGGTCGCCTCCGGGCAGCTCGCGTCGACGAACGCGGCGCAGTCGGTGATGTTCACGAGCACAGTCGGGGGACGGTTCGTCAAGGTCGTCGCGACGAGCTCGCACAACGGGCAGCCGTGGGCCGCGATCGGCGAGCTGGAGTTCTTCGGCGCCGAGTGA
- a CDS encoding glutamyl-tRNA reductase — MLICLTASHKNAGFDMLERLSASSELAAPRILDGHDALQGAVVISTCNRFEAYLDLAAPEGSSPVEAVHEAVRAVGAVAGLDARDLRTTFGFVHGNAVAGHLFSVASGLESVVVGEGEIAGQVRRSLEQARAEGTTTPELERLFQRASQTSRRVKNATGIGGAGRSLVRLALELASSRVADWSAARVLLVGTGQYAGATLAALRDRGATDVRVYSPSGRAAKFAAGHDITAVSHAGYAVAAAAADVVITCTTADHHVVDRMLLEGGRATLASSHAAPEAAASPVLAEFRAWCPVPEAAQDARQLVIDLGMPRNVATDVVEVDGVELLDLETIRRHAPLEELSSTDEARVMVDRAARNFGAVGEELDLTPSVVALRGHVQQVLDAEIARAQSRSTGDDDADERVEAALRHMAGVLLHTPMVRAREYARAGDQRAWIDGLEAVFGVRTDELR; from the coding sequence GTGCTCATCTGTCTCACCGCGAGCCACAAGAACGCCGGGTTCGACATGCTCGAGCGTCTTTCGGCGAGCTCCGAACTGGCGGCCCCGCGCATCCTCGACGGCCACGACGCCCTGCAGGGCGCGGTCGTCATCTCCACCTGCAACCGCTTCGAGGCGTACCTCGACCTCGCGGCACCCGAGGGCTCGTCTCCCGTCGAGGCGGTGCACGAGGCGGTCCGCGCCGTCGGCGCGGTCGCCGGGCTCGACGCCCGGGACCTGCGCACCACGTTCGGCTTCGTGCACGGCAACGCCGTCGCCGGCCACCTCTTCTCGGTCGCCTCCGGCCTCGAGTCCGTCGTCGTCGGCGAGGGCGAGATCGCCGGGCAGGTGCGACGCTCGCTCGAGCAGGCCCGGGCCGAGGGCACCACGACGCCCGAGCTCGAACGCCTCTTCCAGCGTGCCTCGCAGACCTCCCGCCGCGTCAAGAACGCGACGGGCATCGGCGGTGCCGGCCGCTCGCTCGTGCGCCTCGCGCTCGAACTCGCGTCGAGCCGCGTCGCCGACTGGTCGGCCGCTCGCGTGCTCCTCGTGGGCACGGGCCAGTACGCGGGCGCGACGCTCGCGGCGCTCCGCGACCGCGGTGCGACCGACGTGCGCGTGTACTCGCCCTCGGGCCGGGCCGCGAAGTTCGCCGCCGGGCACGACATCACGGCCGTGTCGCATGCCGGGTACGCCGTCGCCGCCGCGGCCGCCGACGTGGTCATCACGTGCACGACCGCCGACCATCATGTCGTCGACCGCATGCTCCTCGAAGGCGGCCGCGCGACGCTCGCCTCGTCGCACGCGGCACCCGAGGCCGCCGCATCGCCCGTGCTCGCGGAGTTCCGCGCCTGGTGCCCGGTGCCCGAAGCCGCGCAGGATGCCCGCCAGCTCGTCATCGACCTCGGCATGCCGCGCAACGTGGCCACCGACGTGGTCGAGGTCGACGGCGTCGAGCTGCTCGACCTCGAGACGATCCGCAGGCACGCACCCCTCGAAGAGCTCAGCTCGACCGACGAGGCCCGCGTTATGGTCGACCGTGCGGCACGCAACTTCGGCGCGGTCGGCGAGGAACTCGACCTGACGCCCTCGGTCGTCGCGCTCCGCGGCCACGTGCAGCAGGTGCTCGACGCCGAGATCGCCCGGGCGCAGTCCCGCAGCACGGGCGACGACGACGCCGACGAACGGGTCGAGGCCGCCCTGCGCCACATGGCGGGCGTGCTGCTGCACACGCCCATGGTCCGCGCACGCGAGTACGCCCGGGCGGGCGACCAGCGCGCCTGGATCGACGGGCTCGAGGCCGTGTTCGGCGTGCGCACCGACGAGCTGCGCTAG
- the hemE gene encoding uroporphyrinogen decarboxylase, protein MILSAQHPLSAGLTGDSRLVRAYRGERADTTPVWFMRQAGRSLPEYRDLRVGTRMLDACLDPAMASEITLQPVRRHEVDAGIFFSDIVVPLKLVGVDVEIQPGRGPVFGRGYADAAGVAELTAIDPARLDEASAPITEAVQRTIAELNTTDNGSGTATPLIGFAGAPFTLAAYLAEGGPSKDHLAARTLMHADPGAWRALMEWTAELTGRFLRTQVLAGASAAQLFDSWAGALSLADYETHVAPASAKALAHVHDLSYEVTDAAGARTTRDVPVVHFGVGTGELLGAMHGIGVDAVGVDYRVPLDVAVERIGEGVPLQGNLDPALLAAPWPVLEAAVRDVLRRGTGAPAHVFNLGHGVPPETDPTVLTRVVELVHEAGA, encoded by the coding sequence GTGATCCTCTCCGCGCAGCATCCCCTGTCCGCCGGCCTCACGGGCGACTCGCGCCTCGTGCGTGCGTATCGCGGAGAGCGCGCCGACACGACGCCCGTGTGGTTCATGCGACAGGCCGGCCGCTCGCTGCCCGAGTACCGCGACCTCCGTGTCGGCACGCGCATGCTCGACGCGTGCCTCGACCCCGCGATGGCGAGCGAGATCACGCTGCAGCCGGTGCGCCGCCACGAGGTCGACGCCGGCATCTTCTTCAGCGACATCGTCGTGCCGCTCAAGCTCGTCGGCGTCGACGTCGAGATCCAGCCGGGCCGCGGCCCGGTCTTCGGCCGCGGGTATGCGGACGCCGCGGGCGTGGCCGAGCTGACGGCGATCGACCCTGCACGGCTCGACGAGGCATCCGCCCCGATCACCGAGGCCGTGCAGCGCACGATCGCCGAGCTGAACACGACCGACAACGGCTCGGGCACCGCGACCCCGCTCATCGGCTTCGCAGGCGCGCCGTTCACGCTCGCCGCGTACCTCGCAGAGGGCGGCCCCTCGAAGGACCACCTCGCCGCCCGCACGCTCATGCACGCCGACCCGGGTGCGTGGCGCGCGCTCATGGAGTGGACGGCCGAGCTCACGGGCCGGTTCCTCCGCACCCAGGTGCTGGCCGGGGCATCCGCCGCCCAGCTCTTCGACTCGTGGGCGGGCGCGCTCTCGCTCGCCGACTACGAGACCCACGTCGCGCCGGCCTCGGCGAAGGCGCTGGCGCACGTGCACGACCTCTCGTACGAGGTGACTGATGCCGCGGGCGCGCGCACGACGCGTGACGTGCCCGTCGTGCACTTCGGCGTCGGCACGGGCGAGCTGCTCGGCGCGATGCACGGCATCGGAGTGGACGCCGTCGGCGTCGACTACCGGGTGCCGCTGGATGTCGCCGTCGAGCGCATCGGCGAGGGCGTGCCCCTGCAGGGCAACCTCGACCCGGCCCTGCTCGCGGCCCCGTGGCCGGTGCTCGAGGCCGCGGTGCGCGACGTGCTGCGACGGGGCACCGGCGCCCCGGCCCACGTCTTCAACCTCGGGCACGGCGTGCCGCCCGAGACCGACCCGACCGTGCTCACGCGCGTGGTCGAGCTCGTGCACGAGGCCGGAGCATGA
- the hemG gene encoding protoporphyrinogen oxidase: MSVRDATDGGVALERRTADVVVVGGGVAGLVGALECAKIGLKVVLLERRDVLGGCVGRIELDGLPIDSGAESFATRGGAVAELIADLGLSESVVSPNPAGAWLVWPVEGKRGTQAGLDAAPLPKTGMLGIPANPLGDDVRRIIGWGGASRAYLDRLKPILTIGRAHSLGKLVRERMGEAVLDRLVTPISAGVYSTNPDDLDLDVVAPGLNEAMSRTGSLSGGVGQLLEERKAGGAVQGLDGGMHTLVDALLAQLERFGAEVVTSAEVTAIERTDDGWRATASVAGETDAAATAAPAAPPTALVVDSRFALLASPAEASRRLLVEAVEGWADVRAWPSAASVEIVTLVLDAPALDTAPRGTGVLVAAGTPGVTAKALTHSTAKWSWLAERAGGRHVVRLSYGRAGEANPLDGLSDDEVRATALADASALLGVGLDGTAVRALGRASWRDALSQATIGQRDRVRDLQNALAAEPGIEVTGSWVAGTGLASVVPDAIAAAGRIRHLAVDASAGGAGDIPPGP, from the coding sequence ATGAGCGTTCGGGATGCGACCGACGGGGGCGTGGCGCTCGAGCGGCGCACCGCCGACGTCGTCGTGGTCGGCGGCGGGGTCGCGGGCCTCGTCGGTGCGCTGGAGTGCGCGAAGATCGGCCTGAAGGTCGTGCTGCTCGAGCGCCGCGACGTGCTCGGCGGCTGCGTCGGCCGCATCGAGCTCGACGGACTCCCGATCGACTCGGGCGCCGAGTCGTTCGCGACCCGCGGGGGAGCGGTCGCCGAGCTCATCGCCGACCTCGGGCTCTCGGAGTCGGTGGTCTCGCCGAATCCCGCCGGCGCGTGGCTCGTGTGGCCGGTCGAGGGCAAGCGCGGAACGCAGGCAGGGCTCGACGCTGCGCCGCTGCCGAAGACCGGCATGCTGGGCATCCCCGCGAACCCGCTCGGCGACGACGTGCGCCGCATCATCGGCTGGGGCGGCGCGAGCCGCGCCTACCTCGACCGCCTGAAGCCGATCCTCACCATCGGCCGGGCGCACAGCCTGGGCAAGCTGGTTCGCGAACGCATGGGCGAGGCCGTGCTCGACCGCCTCGTGACGCCCATCTCGGCGGGCGTCTACTCGACGAACCCCGACGACCTCGACCTCGACGTCGTCGCCCCCGGCCTGAACGAGGCGATGAGCCGCACGGGCTCGCTCTCGGGCGGCGTCGGCCAACTGCTCGAGGAACGCAAGGCCGGCGGCGCCGTGCAGGGCCTCGACGGCGGGATGCACACGCTCGTCGATGCGCTGCTCGCGCAGCTCGAGCGCTTCGGCGCCGAGGTCGTGACGAGCGCCGAGGTGACCGCGATCGAACGCACCGACGACGGGTGGCGCGCCACCGCATCGGTGGCCGGCGAGACGGATGCAGCCGCGACGGCGGCGCCGGCCGCCCCCCCGACCGCGCTCGTCGTCGACTCCCGGTTCGCGCTGCTCGCGTCTCCCGCGGAGGCGTCGCGCCGCCTGCTCGTCGAGGCGGTCGAGGGGTGGGCGGATGTCAGGGCGTGGCCGTCGGCGGCATCCGTCGAGATCGTGACGCTCGTGCTCGATGCGCCGGCGCTCGACACCGCGCCTCGCGGCACCGGGGTGCTCGTCGCCGCGGGAACCCCCGGGGTGACCGCGAAGGCGCTCACCCACTCGACCGCGAAGTGGTCGTGGCTCGCCGAGCGCGCGGGCGGTCGCCACGTCGTCCGGCTCTCGTACGGGCGCGCCGGCGAGGCGAACCCGCTCGACGGCCTGAGCGACGACGAGGTGCGGGCGACCGCGCTCGCCGACGCGTCCGCACTGCTCGGCGTCGGGCTCGACGGCACGGCCGTCCGCGCCCTCGGACGCGCGAGCTGGCGCGATGCCCTGTCGCAGGCGACCATCGGCCAACGCGATCGGGTCCGCGACCTCCAGAACGCCCTCGCGGCGGAGCCCGGCATCGAGGTGACGGGCTCGTGGGTCGCCGGAACCGGGCTCGCCTCGGTCGTGCCGGACGCGATCGCCGCTGCGGGCCGCATCCGCCACCTGGCCGTCGACGCCTCTGCCGGCGGTGCCGGCGACATCCCGCCCGGGCCCTGA
- a CDS encoding phage holin family protein, with translation MPAPTNDDRSLFQLIGELPDTVSTLIRAEIDQVKAEISYKVKHFGIGAGLIAGAAVVGVFLLFTLITAAIFAFALIMPAWAAALTVGGILLLIIAVLVWIAIVNFRRGSEPLESVESLKADLDALKGTGDYDRR, from the coding sequence ATGCCAGCACCCACGAACGACGATCGGTCGCTCTTCCAGCTGATCGGCGAGCTGCCCGACACGGTGTCGACGCTCATCCGCGCCGAGATCGACCAGGTCAAGGCCGAGATCTCCTACAAGGTCAAGCACTTCGGCATCGGGGCGGGCCTCATCGCGGGCGCCGCCGTCGTCGGCGTGTTCCTGCTGTTCACGCTCATCACCGCCGCGATCTTCGCGTTCGCGCTCATCATGCCGGCGTGGGCCGCGGCGCTGACCGTCGGCGGCATCCTGCTGCTCATCATCGCGGTGCTCGTCTGGATCGCGATCGTCAACTTCCGGCGTGGCAGCGAGCCGCTCGAGTCCGTCGAGAGCCTGAAGGCCGACCTCGACGCGCTGAAGGGAACGGGTGACTATGACCGCCGCTGA
- a CDS encoding DUF3618 domain-containing protein: protein MTAADASRATAPTPSKRTEKERERNLSRVQARVASERARADFAETLNALEDKLNLPKQAKRKTDALKAKIDRMADEQPGTLLAVAAGAVAAIGVGIWLIVRAASSDD, encoded by the coding sequence ATGACCGCCGCTGACGCATCGCGCGCCACCGCCCCGACGCCGTCGAAGCGCACCGAGAAGGAGCGCGAGCGCAACCTCAGCCGCGTGCAGGCGCGCGTCGCGTCCGAACGCGCTCGCGCCGACTTCGCCGAGACGCTGAACGCCCTCGAAGACAAGCTCAACCTGCCCAAGCAGGCCAAGCGAAAGACCGACGCCCTCAAGGCGAAGATCGATCGCATGGCCGACGAGCAGCCCGGAACGCTCCTCGCGGTCGCAGCCGGTGCGGTGGCCGCGATCGGCGTGGGCATCTGGCTGATCGTCCGCGCCGCCTCCTCCGACGACTGA
- a CDS encoding GntR family transcriptional regulator has translation MSRADAAADAARNATAVDRVADAVRDDILSGRLGPDAPLREEAAAAQYAVSRHTVRAAFQRLASERLAVALPYRGVRVAAFDRESILALHQYRSALEVEAIRIASERHGRSWPDAVLAPARAALGRFAECTDWVDAERVHLDLHRALVAASESPRIIEAHAAIGSEILLFLLHVRPHYTLETLIAEHRVLIDEVQSRGPDAIREHLAHSYGLLSEP, from the coding sequence ATGAGCCGAGCGGATGCCGCGGCCGACGCCGCACGCAATGCCACCGCCGTCGATCGCGTGGCCGATGCGGTGCGCGACGACATCCTGAGCGGGCGCCTCGGGCCTGACGCGCCGCTGCGCGAGGAGGCCGCGGCGGCGCAGTACGCCGTCTCGCGGCATACCGTGCGCGCGGCGTTCCAGCGCCTCGCGAGCGAACGCCTCGCGGTGGCGCTGCCGTACCGCGGCGTGCGGGTGGCGGCGTTCGACCGCGAATCGATCCTCGCGCTGCACCAGTACCGTTCCGCGCTCGAGGTCGAGGCGATCCGCATCGCGTCCGAACGCCACGGACGATCCTGGCCCGACGCGGTGCTCGCCCCGGCGCGTGCGGCGCTCGGCCGCTTCGCGGAGTGCACCGACTGGGTCGACGCCGAACGGGTGCACCTCGACCTGCACCGGGCGCTCGTCGCGGCATCCGAGAGCCCGCGCATCATCGAGGCCCACGCCGCGATCGGCAGCGAGATCCTGCTCTTCCTGCTGCACGTGCGCCCGCACTACACGCTCGAGACGCTCATCGCCGAGCATCGCGTGCTCATCGACGAGGTGCAGTCGCGGGGACCCGACGCGATCCGCGAGCACCTCGCGCACTCCTACGGACTGCTCAGCGAGCCGTGA
- the hemQ gene encoding hydrogen peroxide-dependent heme synthase, translated as MSSPAAEAAADALQTDSDAEQSPVGYTVFAVLRRDPARPDDLDGHDVPRFVEELDGMIALVEEEGVTVRGIYDVSGLRADADVMLWLHGDTAEGLQWALRELRRSRLLRALLPTWNAMGVHRDAEFNKAHVPGFLRGIEPKDWLTVYPFVRSYEWYLLDPAERGRMLAEHGRKGAAFTGVIANTVSSFALGDYEWLLPLEADDLTDLVDLMRDLRATDARRHVREEVPFYTGRRISTAELVEVLQ; from the coding sequence ATGTCATCCCCCGCTGCCGAAGCGGCAGCCGACGCGCTCCAGACCGATTCCGACGCCGAGCAGTCTCCGGTGGGTTATACGGTGTTCGCGGTGCTCCGCCGCGACCCCGCACGCCCCGACGACCTCGACGGGCACGATGTCCCTCGCTTCGTCGAGGAACTCGACGGCATGATCGCCCTCGTCGAGGAGGAGGGCGTGACCGTTCGCGGCATCTACGACGTCTCGGGCCTCCGCGCCGACGCCGACGTGATGCTGTGGCTGCACGGCGACACCGCCGAGGGGCTGCAGTGGGCGCTGCGCGAACTGCGCCGCTCGCGGCTCCTGCGCGCCCTGCTGCCCACGTGGAACGCCATGGGCGTGCACCGCGATGCCGAGTTCAACAAGGCGCACGTGCCCGGGTTCCTTCGCGGCATCGAGCCGAAGGACTGGCTCACGGTCTACCCGTTCGTGCGCAGCTACGAGTGGTACCTGCTCGACCCGGCCGAACGCGGCCGCATGCTCGCCGAGCATGGCCGCAAGGGCGCCGCCTTCACGGGCGTCATCGCCAACACGGTGTCGTCGTTCGCACTCGGCGACTACGAGTGGCTGCTGCCGCTCGAGGCCGACGACCTCACCGACCTCGTCGACCTCATGCGCGACCTGCGCGCCACCGACGCACGTCGCCACGTGCGTGAAGAGGTGCCGTTCTACACCGGACGCCGCATCTCGACCGCCGAGCTCGTGGAGGTGCTGCAGTAA